Sequence from the Castanea sativa cultivar Marrone di Chiusa Pesio chromosome 12, ASM4071231v1 genome:
TGTGGATCATACTCTGCAGGTAAGAATTGAGGGGAAAAATAAAGGCATAACATCTGTTTGTCTGAATTTTTCATGTCTTTGGATATAATCTATTGACTTATAGTTGTAATTcaatgatttttccttttttcttttttcttaatttgctTTTTGATGGACTTTGTATTgagtttatatttatattttccaaACCTTTGGCtggatctataaattttttttacaaacacaCCTTTTAACATAATTATATCAAACTTGCCAACATTCTTCTTAACATGACTTAATTAAGATTTTAACCCCAAACAGGCAAATATTGACGATTGTTATAGATTCATTTGCATGTATAAATGGTCTCATTTAACTGGACTTCATGAAGTTTAGTTCTAGgaaaatatatgtaatgtttTCAAATTCTTTACCAAATTACTCTGATTGCTtcctaatttattttctaactctAGTTCATGCTAGTTTCtgatcccaaaaaaaaagttcatgcTTTTTACTGTCTTAATTACATATCTTATGTTCTCAAAAAGTAGCATAATTCTGCAACGTGGGAAATTATTGATTAGTTATCAATACTAATTGAAATTATCTCCAGTTGCTGTTATTTTTTGCTTTCCTTGCATGCTTCCTAATTCTTGTGACTTCTCAAAAACAAGCACCTTTCAATGCCTTGTGCCATTGGAAGTTTTAACCATATTTACCTTTTTCACCTAGCCTAATTCGCCTCTTTGAACCTAATGTTATCTGTCAGAGATATTACTTAGCagaatattacttttttttttttggtttaatggtACGGAGATGCCTGAACTCTCTATGAAAGGGTATCTTCAACTAATTTAACTTTGTGCTATATTCCTCTCCAGGAAATTTCTTCAGCAAGTCTTGATGCTTCCAGTGTGAGTTCTGATCAAAATGTCTATCGCGACTATGCAATAAGAAGGTTGACTGATTACATTGATGATGTGATACTTCAGTATCTTTCATTTGGTGATCCCGAATTGTGTTGCGAGAAGCTTGAAAACTTGTTGACACAAGGTCTCCTTTATGAACAGTTAGAAGGCGGGGAAGTAAAATCACAACCAACCATCAAGTTGCATCCCCTGCACTTCCTCTGTCTAAATGCCTATACTACACTGGCTTCAGCATATAAAGTCCGTGCAAGTGACTTGTTGGGTCTATATTCTGAAATGGATGAGCATCTGTTGGAAGCTCTGGACTTAAGCAGGACCAGCGCAGCATACTCATTATTGCTTGCAGGTGCTACTCACCATCTGTTTCGCTTTGAATCTTCTCTAATTGCAACAGTTGCAAATTTCTGGATAAGTGCCGGGGACTCCTTATTAACTCTTTCTAGAAGTCCTGCATGGAGTGAGTTTGCAAAATGGGATCTGCCTATAGCAAACCCTCCTCTCTTGAAACACATATGCTCTAAGTGCTCACTAATGGATAATTTTAAAGCCATTCTATTTCATAGGGAAGCTCAAAATGCAGATTTTGAGGATATATCTAGTGAGTTCCTTGATTGTGTCACTATCATTACACAAAAGGTTTGGAGTTTTCTTATTCCTGGTTGCTGTTATTTGAGAGCATTTAAACATCCCATTGACTTTAGCTGGCTTGGAACTTCAAAATATTCCAGCTTAAGGGATGTTCGGCCTCATCTTTGCTGCACTGCTGAAGGACATGGTTACACCCTCCAAGAAAGGATGCATATCTTCCAGCTTGGTGTCCATTGCTTATTGTATGGAGGGTATTTAGCAAGCATATGTTACGGTCGACATTCCAATTTGACTAGTCAGGTTCAAAATATTCTAGACTGTGAAGAGTGTTTGATAAATGATTCACATGAATCAGATTGAGTTATGGATTAAAAGGAGTTTTATACTTTGTCCATGTAGTTACTGGTTAACTTGAGCTAGtattactaaaatataaatacatatgATCACACAAGATAACATTTTAACAAATACCATATTTCAGGTTTTAAGTAAATGGCTGATAAAAGTATTATTACGTGTAGTATTGagtttttaagtaaaaaaaaaaactaatatggtAATCTCTTATTAGATGttgtaaaatatgagttttatacttcattcttgtcaaattcaaccttttaatatatatatatatatatatataactctcAAATAATGAGTTTTTTAGGAAAGAGGACATGAAATTTgtatctaaaaaaacaaaacagaagaACACATTTCCCTGATAagctaaaagaaaaa
This genomic interval carries:
- the LOC142621219 gene encoding protein SET DOMAIN GROUP 41, producing MEMEKGMGMEMRAREDIEIGEDITPPIPPLSYALHHSFLHSHCYSCFSPLPLPLNSNYNNTKNHHHYYYCSPACSTTRVVSTEELRILQSHHHHPFSSDLRAALRFLQSHPDDRIAGLLTNCHKLLLQEDDEFAATIREGAKAIATATDIASASAALCLVLTNGVEVQDYDGRNLGIAVYPKNFSWINHSCSPNASYHFFLSPPPPCCPNSTKLRILPQHTVLTKDDEVCQDNGPKIVVRSIKRIKQGEQVTVTYTNLLQPKQMRQSELWSRYRFICCCERCSASPPTNVDHTLQEISSASLDASSVSSDQNVYRDYAIRRLTDYIDDVILQYLSFGDPELCCEKLENLLTQGLLYEQLEGGEVKSQPTIKLHPLHFLCLNAYTTLASAYKVRASDLLGLYSEMDEHLLEALDLSRTSAAYSLLLAGATHHLFRFESSLIATVANFWISAGDSLLTLSRSPAWSEFAKWDLPIANPPLLKHICSKCSLMDNFKAILFHREAQNADFEDISSEFLDCVTIITQKVWSFLIPGCCYLRAFKHPIDFSWLGTSKYSSLRDVRPHLCCTAEGHGYTLQERMHIFQLGVHCLLYGGYLASICYGRHSNLTSQVQNILDCEECLINDSHESD